AAATGTATCTTCTAGTGTCTTCGACAGGCTCAGACTGACACTTGAGTGCTAAATTGACTTTAAGAGACTGTTTAAGTTTTATCCTTTGGCTCTTTTATGTGCCTTTTTCCGCCATACTTCAGCTATTTTTCGATCCATAGCTATGGCTATGAATCTCAAAATACCTTCGTCTGACAAAAAAATACCCTATAAAACATTCCAAAAACAAAATTTAAATAGTCTCTAAATTATAATCAAAATCGTTATAAATTAAATTTTCTTAATTTCATCCAACGGGTTAATTTAATAAACCATCTGGCCATTCGTAACTCCCTGGTTTGATGGTAATGTGTTTTTTGGGATCATTATCATAATGCATACGCACGACACCTGAGGCTAATTCAGCAATTGGCGTGAATGAATGCCAGTTTAATTTATCGAGCAAATCGTAGGCCGTTGCGCCTCCTTCAATAAAAATTTCATCAATTTTACAATGCTCAAAAAGATGCTTTACAACAAAACTCATTCGGGTTTTAAGCACTTTTGAGCTATTGGTAAATTCAATTATTTCATTTGAAATTCTTAAAACCACCTTTTTGGTTATTTGGTAGCTTTTGGCAACTTTTAGTATCCATTCATTTAAAACTGATTCCTCTACATTTTCAAACAGAAGGTGTTCAGGAAACGTAAAAACAGTACAATTACTTTTTTCAAGCCTTTTTGTGAATGCTATGCTTTTTGGATGTGTACTTCCTGAAACCAATAAGTAATCTTTTGAAAAATTAAGTTTCACAGAATCTTTTTTTGTTGAAACCACTTTTAATTTAATCAAAAATTGCTCAAAAAAAGCGGCGCTTCCGCCAATAATCATGTCTTCATTATATAGCTTCACATTATTTATTAAATCAGATCCATGACTGCAATCTGGAATATATAATCCTTTTGAATTGGTTTCATGAATCATTCCTGCATAAACTTGAATGCTATCTTTTTTTGAACTTCGGCCTAAAAGCAAATTCTTAACCAAGGATGTTTTCGCAGGAAAATCAGGATCTGTGGCAAAGCCTGTATTTTCAATCTTAACATCATTTACATAATAAATACCATCACTAATACAACGATTCCCCAATGGATTTGCTGGCTGTAACAAAACAATACTTTTACTTGTAATAGCTATCAACGCTAAAATTTCAGTTAAAACATGACCTCGTAAAACGGAATCGCATTTTTTAAAAATAATTTGATTCGGGTTATTTTTAATGATGTCACCAGCTAATTGTAGATGCACTTTATAGGCTTGTTCTTCTGATAGTGAACGGGAATCCGTTGCAATTATAACTACTTGAGCTGGCTTTTCAGGAATAGCATCTATGCCAAAAACCACATCTATACCGTAGCGAAGACAAATACCTGCAATTTCTGCCGCTCCAGTTAAATCGTCTGCTATAACCGTAATCATTATTTTTTATGTTTAGCCATAACAATCGCATAATCAATGGCGACCAGCATAGCATCCGCCGAAGCAATACCTTGTCCTGCAATTTCAAAAGCAGTTCCATGATCAACAGACGTACGTATAATTGGCAGTCCTAAAGTGATGTTAACACCTTTTACACTTTTCATGGTTTCCTTTTCGTTGTCCCATTTAAAACCTTCCAATTTAAAAGGAATATGACCTTGATCGTGGTACATCGCAATACACCCATCAAATTTTCCCTGCACTGCTTTTACAAACATAGTGTCTGGAGGAAAGGGGCCTTCCACTGTATAACCTAATTTATTGGCTTCTTCAATAGCTGGAATAATTTCAGTCACTTCTTCATCTCCAAATAATTGATTTTCGCCCGCATGCGGATTTAAGCCTGCTACGGCAATTCTAGGATTTTCAATTCCGAATTTTTTACAAGCATCATCTAACAAGGTAATGACTTCAAACACACGATCTTTTTTACATAAATCGCAGGCTTGGCGCAACGACACATGCGTGCTTACGTGAATGACTCTAAAATTTTCATCAGCCAAAAGCATAGCGAATTTCTTCGTACCCGTATAATCTGCATAAATCTCGGTATGTCCCGAATACTTATGTCCTGCTTTGTGAATCGATTCCTTATTAATTGGCGCTGTGACCGTTGCATCAATCTGATTTGCTAATGCTAATTCTATATTTTTTATAACCGCTTCAAAAGCTGCTTTCCCGGCCATAGCCGTAACAATTCCAGGTTTTAATTCGGCAGTTACTACGTTTTTTAAATCGAACACATCAATAGTTCCATATTCAAATTTGGCATCATTTACATTTTGAATGGCATGTATTTTTAACGACGATTTTAATGCATTCACTTCGTTTTGCATAGTTTGGGCATCACCAACAACTAAAGGGCTACAACGGTTGTAAACATCTTTTAATGCCAACGTTTTTATGATTATTTCTGGACCAATTCCCGCAGGATCACCCATTGAGATTCCTATTTTTGGTTTCATCTGTTTATATCTATTGTTTTTTAATATGGTCAGATGTTACACCCATAATCATGTTCTTGTGTGTTAAAGGTGCTTTTAGCATGGGTGTTTCATCTGTTTATGTTGAGGTTATAAGGTTATGGGGTTATGAGTTGCAAAGCTCCTCTTTTTTTCTATCATCTATTTTCTATCATCTATCCTCTTTTTATTGGTCAGATGGTGCATCCATAATCATGCTCCTGTGTGTTAAAAATGTTTTTATCATGGATGGTGCATCATTTTAATTTTTATAGTAATCTTTTATAAATCCCAATGGCATCTTCTCTAGTCACCTCTCTTGGATTATTTTTTAATAATCGAGTGACTTTCATGGCGATATCTGCTAATTCTGGCAACACATCTTCTGTCACACCAATCTCTATTAGTCGTTGTGGAATGTTACATGCTTTTGATATGGCTTCAATCTTTTCTATGCCTGCTAAAGCGATCTCTTCATCACTTCCTTCAAGTGTTATCCCTAAAGCTCGTGCCACATCGGCATGTCTTTTTGGATTTGCCGAAAGATTAAATCGTAAAACCTCAGGCATTAAAATAGCATTTGAAAGTCCATGGGGAACATGAAACTTACCACCCAAGCCATAAGACAGTGCGTGAACCGCCGATGTATTTACCGGTCCCAAACACAAACCGCCGTACATAGAACCTAGTAAAAGTGCCGAACGTGCTTCGATATTACTGCCATTTTCACAAGCTTCCTGAATGTTTTCAGCTATAAGTTGAATTCCTTTTAAAGCATAGACATCTACCGTTGGATGCGCAAACTTATTGGTGTAAGCTTCAATACAATGCGACAAGGCGTCAATACCTGTTTCCGCTGTTAATTTAGAAGGGAGACTAACCGTTAAAACAGGATCCAAATAACAGGCGTCTGGGACTAAATATGGACTAATTATGCCACTTTTCGCTTGGGTGTCTTCATTTAACAAAATGGCATTTGGAGATACTTCACTTCCTGTTCCCGATGTTGTTGGAATACAAATTAATTTTATGGAGCAACCATTTAAAAGCCCAATACCAACAACATCTTCTAATTTTTGCGAATTATTAATGAGTGCTGCTAACAATTTGGCGCAATCTAAAACACTGCCGCCGCCAATGCCTATAACGCAATCTGGATTAAATCCTTGATTCTCATTTAACAATATATTGAATTGTGAAAATGTGGGTTCACCTAAAAATTTATATTCAACAAGTTGAACCTGTTTGTTTTTAGATTTAAGACTTTTAACTATCTCTTCAACAGCCTGCAACAACGGTGTTGCCACTAGCAGTAATATACTGTTTGAACCTTCTAAAATAGTATCGTTTGAAAGTTCTTTTAAGGAACCTTCTCCAAATACAATTTTTCCCGGTTGTAATAAAGTAATTGAATTCATTATCAATAAAGCGTTAAGCGTTCTTTTCTTTTAATTTAAAATAACCGTAAATAGTTAATTCATCTTTAGCATTTTCTGACTTGAATAAAAAACTAGCAAAATAACCAACTATCAAGACAATGAGATGACTATAAACACCTAGCATATATTTATGATGCGGAAAATTATAGTTTCCTAAATCCCAAATAACGTCACCATCACCTATTTTTGTAGTTGTTAAAACAGCATAAGCTGTAAAAGCAATACAAGCAGCAATCCCTATATGCAACCCCTGTTTATTAGCTCGCCTTGAAAACAATCCCAAAATAAAGATACCAACAATACCTGCTGAAAATATAGCATAAAGTTCGAAAACCACACCAAGAACACCCTCGCCATCCCAAGCAGCGTATAGAAGTGCCACTACCGACATGGCTATTCCCGAAAGCAAGACCAATAAGCGCCCCACAACCAATCTGTCTTTATCGGTACAATTTGGTTTGAATCGTTGGTAGAAATCTTCAACGCCAATAGCTGCCAAACAGTTCATATCGGAATCTAAACTGGAAACAGCCGCTGCAATTAATGCTGCCAGTACCAAACCAACAGCTCCTACCGGTAATTCGGTGCCTATAAAATAAGTAAAAGCTTGGTCTGCATTTATACCTTCGGGCAATATAGCAGCTCCAGAGTTATAAAACACAAACAATAACGAGCCTATTAGCATAAACAATGCCCAAACTGGCACACTAGCGAACACCCCGATGTAGGCTGCTTTTTTAGCGTCTTTATCGCTTTTGGCTGCTAAATATCTTTGTACAATAGTTTGGTCGGTACCGTATTTCTGTAACGCGTAAAAAGCACCGTTGATAACCAATACCCAAAATGTCAATTCCGTAAAGCTAAAATTATAAGGTCCGAAATCTATTTTTTTCATGGTAACAGCTTCACTTAACATCTGTCCTGGGCCACCTTCATAATTAAACAACAAAATGCCTGCACATAATAATCCGCCACCAATTAGTAAAAAACCTTGGATGACATCCATCCAAATAACAGCTTCAATACCTCCAAGTAAGGTTAGAAAAATAATAACGACACTAAGCATTAAAATATAGGTTGTTACATCCAATCCCGTTAGGGTTGCTAATGCTAAACTAACCAAATACAGCACCGTTCCCATTTTAGAGAAATGTGTTAATATAAATGCTATGGAACTGTACATACGTGCAAACACTCCAAAACGACGTTCGAAATATTCATACGTACTTAAACGAATCACTTTACGAAATAAAGGAATAATCACCCAAATTAATCCGACCAACACAATGGGGACCATTAAACCTTGTACTAACAAAATCCAATTGGATTTATAGGCTGCCGCTGGATATGCTAAAAAGGTGACACTACTAATTAAGGTTGCAAATATGGAAATACCAATAGCCCAAGCTGGGATGGTTTTACTTCCTGAAAAATAGTGATCGGAACTTTTTTGTCTTCGGGCAAAATAAAACCCTGCACCAAGTGTGAATAATACAGATATGATTACAATAGTGACATCAATCCAATGAATATTTAGCATAATAGTTTGGTTTTTTGTTGGTTTAGTTTATTCCACCTCGGTTAATGGTGGCATCAT
This genomic window from Mariniflexile sp. TRM1-10 contains:
- a CDS encoding four-carbon acid sugar kinase family protein, encoding MITVIADDLTGAAEIAGICLRYGIDVVFGIDAIPEKPAQVVIIATDSRSLSEEQAYKVHLQLAGDIIKNNPNQIIFKKCDSVLRGHVLTEILALIAITSKSIVLLQPANPLGNRCISDGIYYVNDVKIENTGFATDPDFPAKTSLVKNLLLGRSSKKDSIQVYAGMIHETNSKGLYIPDCSHGSDLINNVKLYNEDMIIGGSAAFFEQFLIKLKVVSTKKDSVKLNFSKDYLLVSGSTHPKSIAFTKRLEKSNCTVFTFPEHLLFENVEESVLNEWILKVAKSYQITKKVVLRISNEIIEFTNSSKVLKTRMSFVVKHLFEHCKIDEIFIEGGATAYDLLDKLNWHSFTPIAELASGVVRMHYDNDPKKHITIKPGSYEWPDGLLN
- the pdxA gene encoding 4-hydroxythreonine-4-phosphate dehydrogenase PdxA; translation: MKPKIGISMGDPAGIGPEIIIKTLALKDVYNRCSPLVVGDAQTMQNEVNALKSSLKIHAIQNVNDAKFEYGTIDVFDLKNVVTAELKPGIVTAMAGKAAFEAVIKNIELALANQIDATVTAPINKESIHKAGHKYSGHTEIYADYTGTKKFAMLLADENFRVIHVSTHVSLRQACDLCKKDRVFEVITLLDDACKKFGIENPRIAVAGLNPHAGENQLFGDEEVTEIIPAIEEANKLGYTVEGPFPPDTMFVKAVQGKFDGCIAMYHDQGHIPFKLEGFKWDNEKETMKSVKGVNITLGLPIIRTSVDHGTAFEIAGQGIASADAMLVAIDYAIVMAKHKK
- a CDS encoding iron-containing alcohol dehydrogenase, which produces MNSITLLQPGKIVFGEGSLKELSNDTILEGSNSILLLVATPLLQAVEEIVKSLKSKNKQVQLVEYKFLGEPTFSQFNILLNENQGFNPDCVIGIGGGSVLDCAKLLAALINNSQKLEDVVGIGLLNGCSIKLICIPTTSGTGSEVSPNAILLNEDTQAKSGIISPYLVPDACYLDPVLTVSLPSKLTAETGIDALSHCIEAYTNKFAHPTVDVYALKGIQLIAENIQEACENGSNIEARSALLLGSMYGGLCLGPVNTSAVHALSYGLGGKFHVPHGLSNAILMPEVLRFNLSANPKRHADVARALGITLEGSDEEIALAGIEKIEAISKACNIPQRLIEIGVTEDVLPELADIAMKVTRLLKNNPREVTREDAIGIYKRLL
- a CDS encoding sodium:solute symporter, with the protein product MLNIHWIDVTIVIISVLFTLGAGFYFARRQKSSDHYFSGSKTIPAWAIGISIFATLISSVTFLAYPAAAYKSNWILLVQGLMVPIVLVGLIWVIIPLFRKVIRLSTYEYFERRFGVFARMYSSIAFILTHFSKMGTVLYLVSLALATLTGLDVTTYILMLSVVIIFLTLLGGIEAVIWMDVIQGFLLIGGGLLCAGILLFNYEGGPGQMLSEAVTMKKIDFGPYNFSFTELTFWVLVINGAFYALQKYGTDQTIVQRYLAAKSDKDAKKAAYIGVFASVPVWALFMLIGSLLFVFYNSGAAILPEGINADQAFTYFIGTELPVGAVGLVLAALIAAAVSSLDSDMNCLAAIGVEDFYQRFKPNCTDKDRLVVGRLLVLLSGIAMSVVALLYAAWDGEGVLGVVFELYAIFSAGIVGIFILGLFSRRANKQGLHIGIAACIAFTAYAVLTTTKIGDGDVIWDLGNYNFPHHKYMLGVYSHLIVLIVGYFASFLFKSENAKDELTIYGYFKLKEKNA